Sequence from the Kribbella aluminosa genome:
CGTCGAGGTCACCGACCCGCGGCAGCTCCTGATCGTCCCGTCGCAGGAGACCGTCACGCCGGCCGCGGGTGTCGAGGTCGTCGACTACGACACGATCCTGCGGCTCCACCTGTCGTGACGCAGTACCTCGTCTATGGCCGCGACCGGGCCGGCGCCGACGTCAAGGGCCGGCTGACCGAGGACCACTGGACCTTCATGGACGGGTACGCCGCGGAGTTGATCGCCCGCGGCCCGACCCTCACCGAGGACCGGGAGGACTCGACCGGCAGCCTGCACATCGTCGACCTGCCGTCCGCGGAGGCGTTGCAGACCTTCGTGTACGACGAGCCGTACTACCTCGGCGGGGCGTTCGAGACCGTCGAGGTGTACCGCTTCGAGAACCGAACGGGCCGGACCATGTGGGAGTTCGCGACCGCGGTCGACGGGTACAACCGGTACCTCGTGCTGACCAAGGACGACGCGCGGCCGCTCACGTCGGACCACCTGATCGTGTACGGCGACCTGCTCGACGGCGAGGTCCACGTCGGGCGGGCGGCGCTGCTGGAGGCTCCGTCGGTGGACGCTGCGCGGGCGTTGGTCCAGGCGGAGGATGCCGAAGTACATCCCTGGGAGTTCGGCGGCAGGCGGTAGCGAATTGGCCTGGGCGTCACCTCCGGCGCCCAGCGTGGGGTGGTGATCGATGACGAAGAGCTGTTCGAGTCGCACTTCTCACGGCGTGGGTTTCTCGCGTCTGCAACGGTTGTCACGGGCGGGTCGCTGCTCGCCAGCGCCGGCTCCGCCCATGCCACTGCGGTCCAGCAGTCGGCCGCTCCAGTTCTGCAGTCGGCGCCGGTCGCGGATCCGGTAACCACTCCCCGGGTCGGCGGGCTGCATCTGCAGTTCGGCGCGGACGCGGCGACGGAGGTCGTCGTCTCCTGGCACACTCGCCAGCCGGTCCGCCGCGCGCGCGTCCTGCTCGGTACGCCGGACGGAGAGTTCGAGCGGACCGTGACCGCGACCGGTACGAGCTACACCGACGCCAAGTCCGGGCAGGTCGTGTACGTGCAGCACGCGCGGATCAGTCGGCTGCACCCGGCCGGTGAGTACGTCTACGCGGCCGTTCACGACGGCGCGGAAACCGTTTTCGGAACTTTCCGAACGGCGCCGAAGGGCCGGGCGGCGTTCACGTTCACGAGCTTCGGGGACCAGGGCACGCCGACGCTGGGCAAGCGGTACGTGCCGCCGGCGGGCGTGACGATCCCGAACCCGCCGTACGTCAACGACAACCTCGGCTCACCGGCCGCGGGTGACGTGACGGCGGGAGTGGAGCGGGTCCGCCCGCTGTTCCACCTGTTCAACGGGGACCTCTGCTACGCGAACCTGTCCGAGGACCGGGTCCGCACCTGGAACGACTTCTGGGAGAACAACACCCGCAGCGCGCGGAACCGCCCGTGGATGCCGTCGGCCGGCAACCACGAGAACGAACTCGGCAACGGGCCGATCGGGTACGCGGCGTACCAGACGTACTTCGCCCTGCCGCGGCAGCCCGGGCAGACGGACGTGACGCGCGGTCTCTGGTACGCGTTCACCGTCGGATCGGTGCGGGTGATCAGCCTGGCGAACGACGACGTCTGCTACCAGGACGGCGGCAACAGCTATGTCCGCGGGTACTCCGGCGGCGCGCAGAAGGCGTGGCTGGAGAAGGAGCTGAAGGCGACCCGCGCGAACCCGGACATCGACTGGATCGTCGTCTGCATGCATCAGGTCGTGGTGAGCAGCGCGGACCAGGCGAACGGCGCGGACCTCGGCATCCGGCAGGAGTGGGTGCCGCTGTTCGACGAGTACGGCGTCGACCTCGTGGTGTGCGGGCACGAGCACCACTACGAGCGCTCGCACCCGATCCGCGGCCAGCAGCCGAACCCGACGCTGACGCCGATCCCCACCGCGACCCGTACCGACCTCGTCGACACGTCGAAGGGCACCGTGCACATGGTGATCGGCGGCGGCGGTACGTCGGTCGGCTCCAACGGCGTGCTGTTCAACCCGCCCAGGTGCCGGGTGATCACGTCCGTCGGGGCCCCCGACCCGACGACCGGAAAACGCCCACCGGTGTACGTGACCGAGCCGGCACCGTGGTCGGCCAGCCGCAACGCCGCCCACCCGTACGGCTTCGCCGCCTTCACCGTGGACCCCGGCCACCCCGGCGGCTCGACGACGATGCAGGTCAAGTACTACGACGTACTCGGACCTGGCGGCGACCTGCAGGAGTTCGAGTCCTTCACGCTGCAACGTCCGCGCCGCGGCTGATTCCCTCGGGTGGCGCGTCTGGCGGCGTGCCACCCGACCCCGCCGGCACGGCACACTGGAGGCCGACGCGAGCGCGGAAGGAGCCGGCGGATGAGGCGACGCCCGGTGAACTCGTCGAGCCTGCGATCGGTCGGATGGTTCGACGGAACGCTGGAGCTCGAGTACCTGAACGGCTACATCTACCAGTACTTCGACGTTCCCCAGCCGACGTACGCCGCCCTGCTGGCCGCGCCCAGCATCGGTGCCTACGTCAACAAACACATCAAGCCGTACTACGAGTTCCGCGAGCTCTGACTCCTGTCCGAGGCCGCTTCGGGAGGGGCGATGCCGACGTCGCGGGACAGGATCTAGGCACGCGCTTCGTGACCTCATACAGGAGTCGGTGCTGCAGCCGCTCGGCATGTCCGACAGCGACTACGCACAACCGCTTCCACCGAGCCTGCACGGAAACGCGGCCGCCGGGACACAGCAATCTCGGCCGTCCGATGAACGGTGGACCACGCCAACGGATCTCGCGAAGTTCGCGATCGGGGTGGAACGCGCGTACGCCGGTGCAGAAGGCGCGCTGCTCCCGGCCGAGCTCGCGAGGCAGATGCTGACTCCACAGATCGCCGCCTCCGAGCGGATCGGCGGCCTGAACCGCCTCGGACTCGACGTCTTCCTCGACGAATCGGGCACGCGTTACGGCCACAGCGGCGGCAACGCAGGCTTCCGCTGTCACCTGATGGCGTACCGCGATACGGGGCAGGGCGCCGTAGTGATGCCCAGCGGGTGAATCCGGCATGTGTGTCGTACTGCGCGCATGCGCCGCCATCGGTTCCTCGCGAGGGTGGGCCGGGTACCCCGAAGAGCTGGAGCAGCCCGACCTGCCGACGGCCGGGCGGCTGGGCGAGCTGGGGGCACCTGTCGGCCGCCTGGTGCTCGTGCAGGGCGGTGCCGAGTTCGAGCGCGTCCGGGAATAGGTCCCGGGGACGTGCGGTTACACCTGATGCCGTCCGGTTCATGACCCCGGGCCTCAACCTAAGCCGCTCCGAGCGGCCACTCGCCGAGAGGCGTCTGCTGGGCGGTGCTGCACGTGACGAGGTGGGAGCCGGCCAACTGGTTCCCACCTCGTCGTCTCATCCACCACGAAAACCACTTGTGCGGGTGCGGCATGATGGAAGTGTCGCTCGCGGAGACGCCTGGCGTTGCCGCAGTGAGTGTTGTGACCAGAGGGACGAGCACTGCTTCCCTCGACGCCGGTTCACCGGCGGCGAGGACGGGTGCCGGGAGCCTCGGACAGCGATCCAGGACCCCGATTTGCATCCGCACCATGAAGGTCAGTAATGTTCTTCTTGTTGGACGGAAGCGCAGGACGCGAAAGCGGCCGGCCCGCCAACAAACTCCTTGAAGGTCTCGGAAGCCGAAACACGCCTCGGTGGGTTTCGGACACTGAGGCGCGCAGGGAGACTGGATCGAAAAAGGCCGATTTGACCGGCTGGAAGCGAAACAGTAAAGTAAATCGAGTTGCTCCGGAGCTTCGAACGAAAGTAAGAAGCGCGGTGTGCGTCCGATTCTTGAGAACTCAACAGCGTGCCGAAAGTCAATGCCGAAAGATGCATTAACCCCGTCTACAGGCATTCAATGTCTGTGGCGGATTCCTTTGAAATATAACGGATGACAAGTCAGTTTGATTTGTTTCTGATGTTCAAAGGATCATTCGATGTTGTTGACTCTCTGGGCTTCGGCTCAGCTTGTCTATATTTTTCAACGGAGAGTTTGATCCTGGCTCAGGACGAACGCTGGCGGCGTGCTTAACACATGCAAGTCGAGCGGTAAGGCCCCTTCGGGGGTACACGAGCGGCGAACGGGTGAGTAACACGTGAGCAACCTACCCTCAACTTTGGGATAAGCCTCGGAAACGGGGTCTAATACCGGATAATACTATGGGCCTCATGGTTTGTGGTTGAAAGTTCTGGCGGTTGGGGATGGGCTCGCGGCCTATCAGCTTGTTGGTGGGGTAGTGGCCTACCAAGGCGTCGACGGGTAGCCGGCCTGAGAGGGCGACCGGCCACACTGGGACTGAGACACGGCCCAGACTCCTACGGGAGGCAGCAGTGGGGAATATTGCGCAATGGACGAAAGTCTGACGCAGCAACGCCGCGTGAGGGATGACGGCCTTCGGGTTGTAAACCTCTTTCAGCAGGGACGAAGCGAGAGTGACGGTACCTGCAGAAGAAGGACCGGCCAACTACGTGCCAGCAGCCGCGGTAATACGTAGGGTCCGAGCGTTGTCCGGAATTATTGGGCGTAAAGGGCTCGTAGGCGGTTCGTCACGTCGGGAGTGAAAACTCGGGGCTCAACCCCGAGCCTGCTTCCGATACGGGCAGACTAGAGGTAGGCAGGGGAGAGCGGAACTCCTGGTGTAGCGGTGGAATGCGCAGATATCAGGAAGAACACCGGTGGCGAAGGCGGCTCTCTGGGCCTTACCTGACGCTGAGGAGCGAAAGCGTGGGTAGCGAACAGGATTAGATACCCTGGTAGTCCACGCCGTAAACGTTGGGCGCTAGGTGTGGGGGACATTCCACGTCCTCCGTGCCGCAGCTAACGCATTAAGCGCCCCGCCTGGGGAGTACGGCCGCAAGGCTAAAACTCAAAGGAATTGACGGGGGCCCGCACAAGCGGCGGAGCATGCGGATTAATTCGATGCAACGCGAAGAACCTTACCTGGGTTTGACATATAGGGAAATCCTCCAGAGATGGGGGGTCCGTAAGGGTCCTATACAGGTGGTGCATGGCTGTCGTCAGCTCGTGTCGTGAGATGTTGGGTTAAGTCCCGCAACGAGCGCAACCCTCGTCCTATGTTGCCAGCACGCCCTTCGGGGTGGTGGGGACTCATAGGAGACTGCCGGGGTCAACTCGGAGGAAGGTGGGGATGACGTCAAGTCATCATGCCCCTTATGTCCAGGGCTTCACGCATGCTACAATGGCCGGTACAAAGGGCTGCGAAACTGTAAGGTGGAGCGAATCCCAAAAAGCCGGTCTCAGTTCGGATTGGGGTCTGCAACTCGACCCCATGAAGTCGGAGTCGCTAGTAATCGCAGATCAGCAACGCTGCGGTGAATACGTTCCCGGGCCTTGTACACACCGCCCGTCACGTCATGAAAGTCGGCAACACCCGAAGCCGGTGGCCTAACCCTTGTGGAGGGAGCCGTCGAAGGTGGGGCTGGCGATTAGGACGAAGTCGTAACAAGGTAGCCGTACCGGAAGGTGCGGCTGGATCACCTCCTTTCTAAGGAGCACTTGGCGCTCATGTTGTGGGTGTCCATGTCATCACTTTCTCAGGCGAATGTTCTGGGGGTGATGGTGCTTCGGATTGTGGAACATTGACCATTAGGTCTGGAACTTGTGTTGTTCTTGCTAGTACTGCTGATCCTTTGGGGTGGGCGTGGAATGTGGGGATGGTGTGAGGGATGGGCCGAGGCGCGCTGTTGGGTCCTGAGGGATCGGGCTCTGGACTCGTGTGAGTTCGGGGACTGTTTCTTCAAGGGTCACGGGCCAACTGGGTGTTTCTGGTTGGTTGGGTGGCTGGGGCCGGCTCTCACCAGACTGCGGTGGGGTTCATTCTTCTGGGTGTGTTGTTTCCCTGGTGGGGTGGGTTTCTGCGGTGTGTGGTGGTTTTGGGTTGGTGTTCCTGCCCGTATTTTGAGAACTGTATAGTGGACGCGAGCATCTCTTTGTAGCGTAATTTTGCTTTTAGTTTTTGTGACAAGCTACTAAGGGCAATCGGTGGATGTCTTGGTACCAAGAGCCGATGAAGGACGTTGGAGCCTGCGATAAGCCCCGGGGAGTTGGCAACCGAGCTGTGATCCGGGGGTGTCCGAATGGGGAAACCCAGCTGGCATTCTAAAGCCAGTTACCAGTGCCTGAACACATAGGGTTCTGGAGGGAACGCGGGGAAGTGAAACATCTCAGTACCCGCAGGAAGAGAAAACAATAGTGATTCCGTGAGTAGTGGCGAGCGAAAGCGGATGAGGCTAAACCATGTGCGTGTGATAGCCGGCGTGCGTTGCGCATGTGGGGTCGTGGGAGCATTCAGACACTAATGCCGTGGTGTCAGAGAGTTATCAATCGTTGTTGAAGTCGAATCTTCTGGAATGTTGAGCCGTAGTGGGTTATAGCCCTGTAGGCGTAAGACAGCGACTCTCGAGTGTTTTCCCAAGTAGCACGGGACTCTTGAAATTCCGTGTGAATCTGGCGGGACCACCCGCTAAGCCTAAATACTTCTTGGTGACCGATAGCGGACTAGTACCGTGAGGGAAAGATGAAAAGTACCCCGGGAGGGGAGTGAAATAGTACCTGAAACCGATTGCCTACAATCCGTCGGAGCATTCCCTTGTGGGGTGTGACGGCGTGCCTTTTGAAGAATGAGCCTGCGAGTTAGTGGTGTGTGGCGAGGTTAACCCGTGTGGGGTAGCCGTAGCGAAAGCGAGTCTGAATAGGGCGCTTTAGTCGCATGCTCTAGACCCGAAGCGGAGTGATCTATCCATGGGCAGGTTGAAGCGTGGGTAAGACCGCGTGGAGGACCGAACCCACCAGGGTTGAAAACCTGGGGGATGACCTGTGGATAGGGGTGAAAGGCCAATCAAACTCCGTGATAGCTGGTTCTCCCCGAAATGCATATAGGTGCAGCGTCGCGTGTTTCTTACCGGAGGTAGAGCACTGGATGGTCTAGGGGGCTTACCGGCTTACCGAAATCAGCCAAACTCCGAATGCCGGTAAGTGAGAGCGCGGCAGTGAGACTGCGGGGGATAAGCTCCGTAGTCGAGAGGGAAACAGCCCAGATCACCAGCTAAGGCCCCTAAGCGATTGCTAAGTGGAAAAGGATGTGGAGTTGCCCAGACAACCAGGAGGTTGGCTTAGAAGCAGCCACCCTTGAAAGAGTGCGTAATAGCTCACTGGTCAAGTGATTCCGCGCCGACAATGTAGCGGGGCTCAAGCAATCCGCCGAAGCTGTGGCACTCACATGTGTACTCGGTGTCTTTGGACATCCAGGTGTGTGGGTGGGTAGGGGAGCGTCGTGCAGCGTGTGAAGCAGCCTAGTGATGGAGTTGTGGATGCTGCACGAGTGAGAATGCAGGCATGAGTAGCGAATGACGGGTGAGAAACCCGTCCGCCGAATGATCAAGGGTTCCAGGGTCAAGCTAATCTGCCCTGGGTAAGTCGGGACCTAAGGCGAGGCCGACAGGCGTAGTCGATGGACAACGGGTTGATATTCCCGTACCGGCATTAACACGACCCGACCGAATCTGCTGATGCTAAGCCAATGAAACCATGATGTCTTCGGATGGATTGGTGGGGTTGGTGGCCCGAGGTGGTAGTAGGTGCATTGAGGAGTGACGCAGGAGGGTAGTCCAACCGCGGCGATGGTAGGCGTAAGCTGATCCGCGGGCAAGGTGGTAGGGCGAGGCATAGGCAAATCCGTGTCTTATTTAGCCTGAGAGCCGAGGCGGACCCGTTTAGGGGAAGTGGATGATCCCATGCTGCCGAGAAAAACTTCGCAGTGAGTGTTAGAGCCGCCCGTACCCCAAACCGACACAGGTGATCAGGTAGAGAATACCAAGGCGATCGAGTGAACCATGGTTAAGGAACTCGGCAAAATGCCCCCGTAACTTCGGGAGAAGGGGGACCGGATCCGTTACCTTACTTGCTGAGGGAAGCGGTGATGGTCGCAGAGACCAGGCCCAAGCGACTGTTTACTAAAAACACAGGTCCGTGCGAAGAAGTAATTCGATGTATACGGACTGACGCCTGCCCGGTGCTGGAACGTTAAGGGGACAGGTTAGCTGGTTTTGGCCGGCGAAGCTTTGAACTTAAGCGCCAGTAAACGGCGGTGGTAACTATAACCATCCTAAGGTAGCGAAATTCCTTGTCGGGTAAGTTCCGACCTGCACGAATGGCGTAACGACTTGGGCGCTGTCTCAACCGTGGACTCGGCGAAATTGCATTACGAGTAAAGATGCTCGTTACGCGCAGCAGGACGGAAAGACCCCGGGACCTTTACTACAACTTGGTATTGGTGGTCGGTACAATTTGTGTAGGATAGGTGGGAGACTGTGAAGCTCGGACGCCAGTTCGGGTGGAGTCATCGTTGAAATACCACTCTGATTGTTCTGGCTGTCTAACTTTGGTCCGTTATCCGGATCAGGGACAGTGCCTGGTGGGTAGTTTGACTGGGGCGGTCGCCTCCTAAAAGGTAACGGAGGCGCTCAAAGGTTCCCTCAGCCTGGTTGGCAATCAGGTGTTGAGTGTAAGTGCACAAGGGAGCTTGACTGTGAGACAGACATGTCGAGCAGGGACGAAAGTCGGAACTAGTGATCCGGCGGTGGCATGTGGGAGCACCGTCGCTCAACGGATAAAAGGTACCCCGGGGATAACAGGCTGATCTTCCCCAAGAGTCCATATCGACGGGATGGTTTGGCACCTCGATGTCGGCTCGTCGCATCCTGGGGCTGGAGTAGGTCCCAAGGGTTGGGCTGTTCGCCCATTAAAGCGGCACGCGAGCTGGGTTTAGAACGTCGTGAGACAGTTCGGTCCCTATCCGCTGCGCGCGCAGGAGACTTGAGAAGGGCTGCCCCTAGTACGAGAGGACCGGGGTGGACGAACCTCTGGTGTGCCAGTTGTTCCGCCAGGAGCACGGCTGGTTGGCTACGTTCGGGAGTGATAACCGCTGAAAGCATCTAAGCGGGAAGCACGCTTCAAGATGAGGTCTCCCACCGGGTTAACCGGGTAAGGCCCCCAGTAGACCACTGGGTTGATAGGCCAGAGGTGGAAGCGCCGTAAGGTGTGGAGCTGACTGGTACTAATAGGCCGAGGGCTTGTCACTTATCTAAACTTCAAGCCTTGAGTTGCGCTCTGTAACGATGTTCGCGTTCACTGTATAGTTCCCAGGATACGGTCACCCCAGCAGCCCTTTTTGTGGTTCTGTGTTGGTTGATAGTGTTCTTATAGAGTTTCGGTGGCCATAGCGTCGGGGAAACACCCAGTCTCCATTCCGAACCTGGAAGTTAAGCCCTTCAGCGCCGATGGTACTGCGACCGGGAGGTCGTGGGAGAGTAGGACGCTGCCGGACATTCACACTGTTAAGGGCCACCCCGCGAGGGGTGGCCCTTAACATTTCCCCAGACGGATACACCCCTTGGGCGATGTGTGCCGGCCGGCCGCGGATCCGCCGCCCCCGGACGCAGGTGCTGCGGCCGGACTACAGCTGGTGTGGTTCAGCCCCTCGAACTCCACCTAGGCGACAGTCTGTGAGAACCCCAGACTCCGAACCGCTCGACGCCTTCGTGGTCGAGTACGGCGAGCACCTGGTCGTTGATACTGCCGAAGTCGTACGCATCCGGCCGGTCGCTCGCGCCGAAGCCGACCGGGTGGAGCTGAAAGACCCGAAACCGCTCCGCCAGGAAGTCGCTGATCGCGTAGTCCGGCGGCCGGCGCTTGTTCTTGAGCAGTACGAGCGCCGGCCCGGAACCGCTGACCCGGTAGGCGATCCGGGCGCCGGCACGTTCGACGTACCGGTAGGTCATCCGAGGATGGACTGCAGGGCTGTGGTCACGGTGGTGCGGGTCGCCGCGGGGAGGTCGGCGGTGAGCGTGTTGATGCGGTCGACCACCGCATCGTGGACCTCGTGGGCCAGCTTCAGACCGGCGGGACTGAGCTCGATACGGAAGGCGCGGCGGTCGCCGGGGATCGGGGTGCGGGCGACCAGGCTGCGGCGTTCCAGGCGGTCGACCATGCTGGTCAGGCTCGAGCGTTCGATGCTCAGGATGCGGCTGAGATCCGTCATGCCCTGCGGTCCGGCGATCAGCACACAGAGCAAGCGCGCCTGCTGCGACGTGAGGCCGAGCGGCCGGCTGGTCTCGGCGTGCAGGTCCTGCAGCAGGTGCATCGTCTGCACGAGCGCACTCGCGAAATCGGTGTCCTGGGCAGCCGTCGTCGTCACCATGTCTCACATGATAGTCCGCTGAACTAATAGTTTGCTGTTCTAAGTATCCGTGCTACAACTAGTTCGAACAGCAAACTATCTGAGGAGTCGATATGAACGTGCGGTTCGGATACGGATCGCCGGACTCGGTGCGGGACGTGGCCGCGATCGTGCGGCTCGCGCAGCAGGCGGACGCCGATGGTCTCGATCACGTCAGCCTGGCCGACCACCCGTACGTCCCGGACATGCTCGACGGGTACGCCGCGATTGCGTTCCTGCTCGGGCGTACCGAGCAGCTCTCGGCGTTCGTCAACGTGACCAACCTGCCGCTCCGCCCCGCGCCGGTGCTCGCCCGTACGGCGACCTCGCTGGCCGCGCTGTCCGGCGGACGCTTCATCCTCGGACTGGGCGCCGGCGGTGCATGGGACCGGATCACCATGATGGGCGTTCCCGAACTCCGCCCGGCCGAAGCCGTCCAGGCGTTCGAGGAGGCGATGCAGCTCGTTCACGGGCTGTCCGACGGCGGTACGCCGACGCCGACCAAGCACTACCCGATCGGCGCGCTCCGCCCGGCCGCCGTACCGGCACCGCCGATCTGGACCGGTTCGAACGGTCCGAAGTCGCTCGCCGCCACCGGCCGGCAGGCCGACGGCTGGATCCCCGGCCACGCCGCCGACTGGCTCAGCGACCGCTACCGCTGGTCCCGCCCGATCATCGACGAGGCAGCCCTGGCCGCCGGTCGTAAGCCGTCCGACATCGGCACCATCTACAACTTCCCCGGCACGATCACCGCGACCCCCCTCCGCCAGACCCGCGACGCCGAGGGCCGCTGGATCGGCGGCTCCGTGTCCCAGTGGACCGAAGAACTCACCGACGCCATCCTCAACCACAACGCCACCGGCTTCACCCTCTTCCCCCGCGGCGCCGACCCCCACGACCTCCAACTCGCACGCTGGTCGAAGGAGGTCGTCCCCGCCATCCGCGCAGAGCTCAGCCGGCAATGACCTCGTAGGTCGCGCTCAGGTACTGCGTGTGTCGCCGGAACCCGTTCCGGTAGGTGAACCGTAGGTCCGTGGCCCGCAGCGGCCGTACGTCGCTGGCGATCCCGCAGCCGGACCAGGATCACGGCCCGCCCCTCAGCCGGTACCCGGCGACCGGGACCGACGGAAGCGTCGCGGGATCCGGCCCCGGCCGCCAGGTACTCACTCCTCGATTGCGCCGCGGACGGCCCGCAGATGCTGGCGGAACGTCAGCGAGGGATCGGCCGCCCGCTTGTCCAGGTAGTCCGCGAAACCGACCTGTGTCCGCAGCGACCGCCCGGCGCGGATCTCGGCCGCCTGCCGGTGCTCGGTGTCCCGGATCGACTCCGCCAGCGACTGCAGCTCGGCCACGCGATCCGCGGGTACGAAGATCGCCCCGTCCTGATCGGCGAGTACGACGTCGTCGCGGGTCACCGTCCATTCGCCGATCGTTGCCGTGGACAACGCGTCGGCCGGCTGCGGGTCGAGCCGCAACGGACCGGTCGGCAGCGCGCCGAGGCTGAACACCGGCAGCCCGATCGCGCTGATGTCGACGGTGTCGCGGTGCAGCCCCCAGATCACGATCCCCGCGACCCCGGCCGCCGCAGCCTCCAACGCCACCAGGTCGCCGACACACGCCTCGTCCCGGCGCCCGCCGTTGTCCACCACGAGTACGTCGCCCTCGGCCGCGGACTCGAACGCCTCCAGGAACACGTCCACGCTGCCCACATGCTGCGCCGGCAGGACCCGCCCCGCGACCCGCTCACCGACGACCGCAGTCACCGGCACCGTGCGAACCGGCACGCCCGCCCGCACACACGCATCGGCCAGATGCGCCGTCGTCAATCCAACGAAATGCTCCAGCATCCGCTGCCCCTCTCGTGTGCAATCTCGACAGGAGGTATCCGGCAACCGCGACGGCCTCTCCGCCTGAAGTCTCGTCCCGACTCACCGTCTGGGGGGACATCTCCTGTCGAGATGTACATCACTCGCGCGACAGGAAGGCGAGGAGCCCCTCCAACGCCGGCTCGGTCGTGGTGTCGACGGTGACTGCCGGAACCGGCAGATCCACGGACTGGAAGGCGTTGTGGGTACGGACTCGCGCGTCCGGGCCGATCTTCGCGTCCTCGTGGGCGGCCCGCCGCGGATCCGACGCGGTTCGCGCGGTGATCCGTTCGAGGGCGACCTCGGCGCTCGTCGTGCAGTGCACGATCCGGATGTCGGCGCGGCCGAGCATCGGGCTCAGGCCCGGGTTCCACAGCCGGTCCTGGAAGGCCGCCTCCGCGACCAGCGTCGTACCGCGGCCGACCAGCAGGCCGATCACGTCGAAGAACGTCGACAGGGTCCGCATCGTCAGCGGATCGCCGGGGCCCGCCACGAACCCGGGGGTCGCGTGCGCCATCCCCTCCTTGATCTCGTCCCGGCAGATCGCCGGGCAGCCGATCGCGGTCGCGATCCGGTGCGCCAGCGTCGTTTTCCCCGTCCCGGGCGGACCACTCACCACGACCAGCATAGGTTTCGACTGCACTCGCTGTACCTTAGTCGCGACCGCGGGTACCCGGTGTAAAGCGCGTGTCAGGAACTGTCGGTGCGGGTGGCTAGCGTGGTTCCGGTGACGACCTATTCGGCGGTCCGGACGACCGGGATCTACTGCCGCCCGGGCTGCGGCGCGAAGCCGCTCGCGGAGAACGTCCGCACCTTCGAGCTGCCCGCCGCGGCCGAGGCGGCCGGGTACCGCGCGTGTTTGCGCTGCCGTCCGTACCGGATCGTCGGGACGGTGCCGGACGCGGCGCCCGAGCTGGTCTGCCGGGCCGTGCAGCTGATCATCGCCGGGCTGCTGGACGACGATGGTGAGGCGGCGCTGGGCGCGCGGCTCGGGCTGTCGGTGCGGCAGTTGCGGCGGCTGTTCCACGAGCATCTCGGCGCGACGCCGGACCAGTTCGCGCGGTCCCGGCGGGCGCATTTCGCGCGCCGGCTGCTGGACGACACGGAGCTCGGGATCGCGGAAGTCGCGTTCGCGTCGGGGTTCGGGAGCCTGCGGCAGTTCAACCGGGCGATGCGGGAGATCTTCCGGGCCTCCCCACGGGAGCTCCGCGACCGTCGGCGCCGCGGCGATCGGCTGGCGGCGGACGGGGGTCTGGTACTGCGGTTGCCGTTCACGCCGCCGTATGACTGGGACACGATGTGCACGTTCCTCGCCGACCGGGCGATCCCCGGGGTCGAGTCGGTCGAGGACGGGGTGTACCGGCGGGTGATCTCGCTCGACGGCGAGCCCGGGATGCTGGAGATCGGGCCGGGTGGCGACGACCACCTGCTGCTGCGCGCGCATCTCCCGTTCTGGGAGGGCGTCATCCACGTCGCCGACCGGGCCGCGCGACTGGTGGGGGTGGACCACGATCCGATGATCGCCCGCGGGCAGTCGGCTCCGGTCTTCGGCCCAGAGGTGGCGGCACGACCCGGCCTTCGGGTGCCAGGTGCGTGGGCCCCGTTCGAGGTCGCCGTCCAGGCGGTCCTCCGGGACCGGCTGCCACCGGCGGACGCGACCG
This genomic interval carries:
- a CDS encoding KTSC domain-containing protein codes for the protein MRRRPVNSSSLRSVGWFDGTLELEYLNGYIYQYFDVPQPTYAALLAAPSIGAYVNKHIKPYYEFREL
- a CDS encoding RraA family protein, which produces MLEHFVGLTTAHLADACVRAGVPVRTVPVTAVVGERVAGRVLPAQHVGSVDVFLEAFESAAEGDVLVVDNGGRRDEACVGDLVALEAAAAGVAGIVIWGLHRDTVDISAIGLPVFSLGALPTGPLRLDPQPADALSTATIGEWTVTRDDVVLADQDGAIFVPADRVAELQSLAESIRDTEHRQAAEIRAGRSLRTQVGFADYLDKRAADPSLTFRQHLRAVRGAIEE
- a CDS encoding serine hydrolase; protein product: MLQPLGMSDSDYAQPLPPSLHGNAAAGTQQSRPSDERWTTPTDLAKFAIGVERAYAGAEGALLPAELARQMLTPQIAASERIGGLNRLGLDVFLDESGTRYGHSGGNAGFRCHLMAYRDTGQGAVVMPSG
- a CDS encoding fibronectin type III domain-containing protein, whose translation is MIDDEELFESHFSRRGFLASATVVTGGSLLASAGSAHATAVQQSAAPVLQSAPVADPVTTPRVGGLHLQFGADAATEVVVSWHTRQPVRRARVLLGTPDGEFERTVTATGTSYTDAKSGQVVYVQHARISRLHPAGEYVYAAVHDGAETVFGTFRTAPKGRAAFTFTSFGDQGTPTLGKRYVPPAGVTIPNPPYVNDNLGSPAAGDVTAGVERVRPLFHLFNGDLCYANLSEDRVRTWNDFWENNTRSARNRPWMPSAGNHENELGNGPIGYAAYQTYFALPRQPGQTDVTRGLWYAFTVGSVRVISLANDDVCYQDGGNSYVRGYSGGAQKAWLEKELKATRANPDIDWIVVCMHQVVVSSADQANGADLGIRQEWVPLFDEYGVDLVVCGHEHHYERSHPIRGQQPNPTLTPIPTATRTDLVDTSKGTVHMVIGGGGTSVGSNGVLFNPPRCRVITSVGAPDPTTGKRPPVYVTEPAPWSASRNAAHPYGFAAFTVDPGHPGGSTTMQVKYYDVLGPGGDLQEFESFTLQRPRRG
- a CDS encoding alpha/beta fold hydrolase, with the protein product MTYRYVERAGARIAYRVSGSGPALVLLKNKRRPPDYAISDFLAERFRVFQLHPVGFGASDRPDAYDFGSINDQVLAVLDHEGVERFGVWGSHRLSPRWSSRG
- a CDS encoding MarR family winged helix-turn-helix transcriptional regulator, with translation MVTTTAAQDTDFASALVQTMHLLQDLHAETSRPLGLTSQQARLLCVLIAGPQGMTDLSRILSIERSSLTSMVDRLERRSLVARTPIPGDRRAFRIELSPAGLKLAHEVHDAVVDRINTLTADLPAATRTTVTTALQSILG
- a CDS encoding LLM class flavin-dependent oxidoreductase, producing MNVRFGYGSPDSVRDVAAIVRLAQQADADGLDHVSLADHPYVPDMLDGYAAIAFLLGRTEQLSAFVNVTNLPLRPAPVLARTATSLAALSGGRFILGLGAGGAWDRITMMGVPELRPAEAVQAFEEAMQLVHGLSDGGTPTPTKHYPIGALRPAAVPAPPIWTGSNGPKSLAATGRQADGWIPGHAADWLSDRYRWSRPIIDEAALAAGRKPSDIGTIYNFPGTITATPLRQTRDAEGRWIGGSVSQWTEELTDAILNHNATGFTLFPRGADPHDLQLARWSKEVVPAIRAELSRQ
- a CDS encoding YciI family protein, which encodes MTQYLVYGRDRAGADVKGRLTEDHWTFMDGYAAELIARGPTLTEDREDSTGSLHIVDLPSAEALQTFVYDEPYYLGGAFETVEVYRFENRTGRTMWEFATAVDGYNRYLVLTKDDARPLTSDHLIVYGDLLDGEVHVGRAALLEAPSVDAARALVQAEDAEVHPWEFGGRR